In Pseudodesulfovibrio sp. JC047, the following are encoded in one genomic region:
- a CDS encoding phage baseplate assembly protein, giving the protein MTNPDVRLTIDGREFGGWKRITIRRGLEQLAATFELGLKDRWSGQDTVRPINPGAACTVSIDGTPIIAGHVDDVAIEYDAKSHGITVSGRDKTGDLVDCSAPSTQFSGRTLAEVAEELCKPFGVGVKVSTDVGGSFSRLKNNEGDSIFETLESAARIRAVLLLSDGLGNLVIDRAGTRRIKTPLELGENILKANGKTSHRDRFSRYQVKGQMSGTDEWNTEAAAHPMGTAKDAAVNRHRPLTILAEEQIDEAAANDRAEWERNVRFGRSKRVNYTVRGWFHSGGLWQPGFIVPVRDSYLGINENRLIVGVDLMLTERGFTTGLSLLPRQAFDRIELPEPGEEQAW; this is encoded by the coding sequence ATGACTAACCCGGACGTGCGCCTGACGATCGACGGCCGCGAATTCGGCGGCTGGAAGCGGATAACCATTCGGCGAGGCCTGGAGCAACTGGCCGCAACCTTTGAACTCGGGCTTAAGGACCGTTGGTCCGGGCAGGACACGGTGCGTCCCATCAATCCGGGGGCCGCCTGTACCGTAAGCATTGACGGGACACCGATCATCGCTGGTCATGTGGATGACGTTGCCATCGAATATGATGCCAAAAGCCACGGAATCACGGTCTCGGGCCGTGATAAAACCGGTGACCTGGTCGACTGCTCGGCACCCTCGACACAATTTTCCGGCAGAACTCTGGCCGAAGTGGCCGAGGAGTTATGCAAACCATTTGGAGTAGGCGTCAAGGTGTCTACCGACGTAGGCGGCTCGTTTTCGCGCCTGAAGAACAACGAAGGTGACTCCATATTTGAAACCCTGGAATCCGCTGCCCGGATACGGGCGGTGTTGTTGCTCTCCGACGGGCTTGGCAACCTCGTCATTGACCGGGCCGGAACGCGGCGAATTAAAACACCTCTTGAGCTTGGCGAAAACATTCTGAAAGCCAATGGCAAAACCTCCCACAGAGATCGATTCAGCCGCTATCAGGTCAAGGGCCAAATGTCCGGCACCGACGAATGGAATACCGAAGCCGCCGCCCACCCCATGGGCACGGCCAAGGACGCCGCTGTCAATCGTCATCGCCCCCTGACTATCCTGGCCGAAGAACAAATCGACGAAGCAGCGGCCAATGACCGCGCCGAATGGGAGAGAAATGTACGGTTCGGCCGAAGCAAGCGGGTCAATTACACGGTGCGCGGTTGGTTCCATTCCGGGGGACTTTGGCAACCCGGCTTCATCGTGCCGGTCCGTGATTCATATCTTGGCATCAATGAAAATCGTCTGATTGTGGGCGTTGACCTGATGCTGACTGAACGGGGCTTCACCACGGGGCTTTCCCTTCTGCCACGCCAAGCCTTTGACCGTATTGAACTGCCTGAACCGGGAGAGGAACAAGCATGGTGA